A region from the Wolbachia endosymbiont of Folsomia candida genome encodes:
- a CDS encoding Rpn family recombination-promoting nuclease/putative transposase: MAISKFLDPKLDLTFKKIFGTEKNKNILIHFLNDILGFTEKNAIQEVEFLGTIMDPEIASDKQSIVDVLCKDSSGARYVIEMQLARDKGFEKRAQLYAAKAYSRQLDRSGNYVDLKKVFFIAISNCNLFPEEIEYISTHNIRDIKTNGHYLKDFQFVFIELPKFPKNAVEQLENIVERWLFFFKYAEDTTDEDLKKIAEQAPIIKLAYDELDRFGWNEKDLVAYEERVMDLRKEEAILEYKLDLATEKGREEGIQIGEEKGRKAEKIEVAKTMLADNVEINTIAKFTGLSADEIKKLQEESTV, encoded by the coding sequence ATGGCTATTTCCAAGTTTCTTGATCCAAAGCTAGACTTAACTTTTAAGAAAATCTTTGGCACTGAAAAAAATAAGAATATCCTTATTCATTTTCTTAATGATATTTTAGGGTTTACTGAAAAAAATGCAATACAAGAGGTAGAATTTCTTGGCACCATTATGGATCCTGAAATTGCTTCTGATAAACAAAGTATAGTTGATGTTTTGTGCAAAGATTCTAGTGGTGCTAGATACGTCATCGAGATGCAGCTTGCAAGGGATAAAGGTTTCGAAAAACGTGCTCAATTATACGCTGCTAAGGCTTATTCAAGACAGTTAGATAGATCTGGTAATTACGTTGATTTAAAAAAGGTTTTCTTTATTGCTATTTCAAATTGTAATTTATTTCCTGAAGAAATTGAGTACATATCAACTCATAATATACGTGATATCAAAACCAATGGACATTATTTAAAAGATTTTCAGTTTGTCTTTATTGAGCTGCCGAAATTTCCTAAAAATGCAGTAGAACAGCTAGAAAACATAGTAGAGCGTTGGCTATTTTTCTTCAAATACGCAGAAGATACCACAGATGAGGACTTAAAAAAAATAGCAGAACAAGCACCAATTATCAAGCTAGCATATGATGAATTAGATCGGTTTGGTTGGAATGAAAAAGATCTTGTAGCATACGAAGAAAGAGTCATGGACTTACGTAAAGAAGAAGCCATCCTAGAATATAAGCTTGATCTTGCTACTGAAAAAGGTAGAGAGGAAGGCATCCAAATCGGCGAAGAAAAAGGAAGAAAAGCAGAGAAAATTGAAGTGGCAAAGACAATGCTTGCCGATAATGTGGAAATTAACACCATTGCTAAATTCACTGGGTTATCCGCTGATGAAATCAAAAAACTACAAGAGGAAAGTACTGTTTAG
- a CDS encoding RadC family protein, giving the protein MNNNRKNEREKLETIVLLGKDGIEDHELLGLAICSGNRLAKSIAIAEKLIHFFGGIGGAINSDYHQLLSIDSEMTDSMVARIFCIKEILARILRGKLKELPIIDNEVKLRDYLKFTIGQSRKEHLRVMYLNQSYHLIHEYVQDSGTTDRTPIYIREIIERGLFIGSTSIIVAHNHPNGDLTPTKEDIASTLDLVLTCTKLGIEFVDHVIVTETGYFSFKENKLF; this is encoded by the coding sequence ATGAATAATAACAGAAAAAATGAAAGAGAAAAACTAGAAACAATAGTATTATTAGGCAAAGATGGAATAGAGGATCATGAACTACTGGGATTAGCTATATGTTCAGGAAATCGTTTGGCAAAAAGTATAGCTATTGCAGAAAAATTGATTCATTTCTTCGGTGGTATAGGAGGAGCAATAAACTCTGATTATCACCAGCTTCTAAGTATAGACTCGGAAATGACAGACTCAATGGTTGCAAGAATTTTTTGCATCAAAGAAATCCTAGCCAGGATATTAAGAGGTAAGTTAAAAGAATTACCCATTATTGATAATGAAGTTAAACTAAGGGATTACTTGAAATTCACAATAGGGCAATCAAGAAAAGAGCACTTACGGGTAATGTACTTAAACCAAAGTTATCATTTAATTCATGAGTACGTTCAAGACTCTGGAACTACAGACAGAACACCGATATACATAAGGGAAATAATTGAGAGAGGATTATTTATTGGTTCAACATCAATTATAGTCGCGCACAACCATCCCAACGGAGATCTCACACCTACAAAGGAAGATATAGCAAGTACGTTAGATTTAGTTTTGACATGCACGAAATTAGGGATAGAATTTGTGGATCATGTAATTGTAACAGAAACAGGTTATTTCAGCTTTAAAGAAAATAAACTGTTTTAG
- a CDS encoding helix-turn-helix domain-containing protein, whose translation MALTIDIQIGKKIRERRLICGLSQADLAKKAGISPQQIQKYETGVTRVTIDKLYELAEALSVDISYFLTNISENAAELHCEKKTFDYDNSNVDGEEMLKFMKEYRKIKDEVSCKLIYSLIKHILSMEQQNE comes from the coding sequence ATGGCTTTAACCATTGACATACAAATAGGAAAGAAAATAAGGGAGAGAAGACTAATTTGTGGTTTAAGCCAAGCAGACTTAGCGAAAAAGGCTGGCATTTCACCTCAACAAATACAAAAATATGAGACTGGGGTGACTCGCGTTACAATTGATAAATTATACGAATTAGCAGAAGCTTTATCAGTTGATATATCATATTTCTTAACAAATATTTCTGAAAATGCAGCAGAGTTACACTGTGAAAAAAAGACGTTTGATTATGATAATAGTAACGTAGATGGTGAAGAAATGTTAAAATTCATGAAAGAGTACAGAAAGATTAAAGATGAGGTGTCATGCAAACTTATCTATTCGCTAATAAAACACATCCTTTCAATGGAGCAACAGAATGAATAA
- a CDS encoding Rpn family recombination-promoting nuclease/putative transposase encodes MAISKFLDPKCDLTFKRIFGTEKNQNILIHFLNDILGFTEKNAIQEVEFLSTIMDPEIASDKQSIVDILCKDSTGNRFVIEMQVARDKGFEKRAQLYAAKAYSRQSCSYFDLQKVYFIAISNCNLFPMDVHYISTHNIRDIKTNGHYLKDFQFVFIELPKFLKSTVDQLENTIERWCYFFRYAEDTTDEDLKKIAEQAPIIKLAYDELDKFHWNEKDLAAYEERIMDIQKEAAIWEQRLDDATEKGKKECREEGIQIGAERGREEGIKIGAEKGKIEVAKAMLADRVDINTIAKFTDLTLDEIKQLQEEKTL; translated from the coding sequence ATGGCTATTTCTAAGTTTTTAGACCCAAAATGTGATCTAACGTTCAAACGAATCTTTGGTACTGAGAAAAATCAAAATATTCTTATCCACTTTCTAAATGATATTTTAGGGTTTACTGAGAAAAATGCAATACAAGAAGTAGAATTCCTCAGTACTATCATGGATCCTGAGATTGCTTCTGATAAACAAAGTATAGTTGATATTCTTTGCAAAGATTCTACTGGTAATAGATTCGTAATCGAGATGCAGGTCGCTAGAGATAAAGGCTTTGAAAAACGCGCCCAACTATATGCTGCTAAAGCTTATTCTAGACAGTCATGCAGTTATTTTGATTTACAAAAAGTTTACTTCATCGCCATTTCCAATTGTAATTTATTTCCCATGGATGTTCATTATATTTCCACTCATAATATACGTGATATCAAAACCAATGGACATTACTTAAAAGACTTTCAGTTTGTTTTCATTGAATTGCCTAAATTTCTTAAAAGCACAGTAGATCAACTAGAGAATACTATAGAACGTTGGTGCTATTTCTTTCGGTATGCAGAGGATACTACAGATGAAGACCTAAAAAAAATTGCAGAACAAGCACCAATTATAAAGCTCGCATATGATGAATTAGATAAGTTTCACTGGAATGAAAAAGATCTAGCAGCTTACGAAGAGAGAATTATGGATATACAGAAAGAAGCAGCTATTTGGGAACAAAGGCTTGATGATGCTACTGAAAAAGGTAAAAAAGAATGTAGAGAAGAAGGCATCCAAATCGGTGCAGAACGTGGCAGAGAAGAAGGCATCAAAATTGGTGCGGAGAAAGGGAAAATCGAAGTAGCAAAGGCAATGCTTGCTGATAGGGTTGATATCAATACTATTGCTAAATTCACTGACCTTACTCTTGATGAAATAAAACAACTACAAGAAGAAAAGACACTATAA
- a CDS encoding helix-turn-helix domain-containing protein, with protein MSSLSIQLGRKIKHFRLMRGLNQTQLGEKVGVSYTQIQRYENGSNQVLVSRLCEMAEALSVDILSFFTDTHIESTDPWDEESEDVLKEYSKIKSKKSRDFVYSLTKFLSQLS; from the coding sequence ATGTCAAGCCTTAGTATACAGTTAGGAAGAAAAATAAAGCACTTTAGGCTAATGCGTGGACTGAACCAAACTCAGCTTGGAGAAAAAGTAGGTGTTTCATATACGCAGATACAGAGATATGAAAATGGCTCAAACCAGGTTTTGGTCAGTAGGCTATGTGAGATGGCAGAAGCTTTATCAGTTGATATTTTAAGTTTCTTCACTGACACACATATAGAGTCAACAGATCCATGGGATGAAGAGAGTGAAGATGTATTGAAAGAATATAGCAAAATTAAAAGTAAGAAGTCACGTGATTTTGTTTATTCATTAACCAAGTTCTTGTCTCAGCTTTCGTAG
- a CDS encoding IS4 family transposase yields the protein MIKGLKMYGVNTNTQYTDSLGDKWLERELRHVNLGDIRLNKRLITTSYLIERKASGSINQSCGGWKEAKGAYRLFSNEKLEAEKIYSSHHKETAERIKGNKLIFSIQDTSYLDFDSHINTKGLGSISKAYTKHKKGLLLHSALMVSKEGLPLGLSSQQCWARPARKEETAKEKANRKYRTSIEEKESYKWIAALKETINNVSKDVQLVTLGDREADIFKFLWIAESLGSFYVIRNRANRKFICTEEGKTDLQTRIAQLPVKEKIVLEVAKNGHQKSRKANIEVKYMKGYIPIRAPYIYGSKDTAHKISDKVAVYVVSAKEMDPPKGVEAIDWTLLTNVPVNSTLDAIERINWYKLRWKIEEYFRILKSGCKIESSRLTTKERLQKLIAIKSIITFKILYLTKVALSHPMEACTKVLSNEEWKALYIREHQVATLPEEPPNIKQAIIWLGKLGGFMNRKGDNLPGSMTLWRGYENLRESMVMLHIITSQSYG from the coding sequence TTGATAAAGGGTTTAAAAATGTACGGAGTAAATACAAATACGCAATATACTGATAGCTTAGGGGACAAATGGCTAGAAAGAGAGTTGAGACATGTTAATCTGGGAGATATAAGGCTTAATAAGAGGCTTATTACAACAAGTTATCTTATAGAGCGTAAGGCATCTGGATCAATTAATCAAAGTTGTGGTGGATGGAAAGAAGCTAAGGGCGCGTACAGGTTGTTTAGTAATGAAAAGCTTGAGGCCGAGAAAATTTATTCTTCTCATCATAAAGAAACAGCGGAAAGGATAAAAGGAAATAAGCTTATATTTTCAATCCAAGATACTAGTTATTTGGATTTTGACTCTCATATAAATACCAAAGGGCTAGGCAGTATTTCTAAAGCTTATACAAAGCATAAAAAGGGTTTGCTGCTGCATAGTGCCTTAATGGTCAGTAAAGAAGGATTACCTTTAGGTTTATCTTCTCAACAGTGCTGGGCGCGTCCCGCTAGAAAAGAAGAAACAGCAAAAGAAAAAGCAAATAGGAAATACCGTACTTCTATAGAGGAGAAAGAAAGTTATAAGTGGATAGCAGCACTAAAAGAAACCATAAATAACGTTTCCAAAGATGTACAACTTGTCACTCTTGGTGATAGGGAAGCAGATATCTTCAAATTTTTATGGATAGCTGAATCATTGGGTAGTTTTTATGTAATCCGTAACCGAGCTAATAGAAAATTTATCTGTACTGAAGAGGGAAAAACAGATTTGCAAACACGCATAGCTCAACTTCCGGTAAAAGAGAAAATCGTCTTGGAAGTTGCTAAAAACGGGCACCAGAAGTCAAGAAAAGCAAATATTGAAGTAAAATATATGAAAGGCTATATACCTATCAGAGCGCCTTACATTTATGGGTCAAAAGATACAGCACATAAAATAAGTGATAAAGTCGCTGTATATGTGGTAAGCGCAAAGGAAATGGATCCTCCTAAAGGAGTTGAAGCTATCGATTGGACTTTGTTAACTAATGTACCAGTTAATAGCACTTTAGATGCCATAGAAAGGATAAATTGGTATAAGCTACGATGGAAAATTGAAGAATACTTTAGAATTTTAAAATCAGGATGTAAAATAGAAAGCTCTCGTTTAACTACAAAGGAAAGGCTACAGAAATTAATTGCTATAAAGAGCATTATTACATTTAAAATTTTATATTTAACAAAAGTGGCTTTATCGCATCCTATGGAGGCTTGCACTAAGGTTCTAAGCAATGAAGAGTGGAAAGCTCTTTACATACGTGAGCATCAAGTGGCCACATTGCCCGAAGAACCTCCAAACATAAAACAAGCTATTATTTGGTTAGGAAAATTAGGTGGGTTTATGAATAGAAAAGGTGATAATTTACCAGGAAGTATGACTCTATGGCGAGGCTATGAAAATCTTAGAGAGAGCATGGTTATGCTTCACATAATAACTTCTCAAAGTTATGGGTAA